From a region of the Salvelinus alpinus chromosome 2, SLU_Salpinus.1, whole genome shotgun sequence genome:
- the pfkmb gene encoding phosphofructokinase, muscle b — protein MAHPKDHNKMGIGRSIAVLTSGGDAQGMNAAVRATVRVGIYTGAKVYFVHEGYQGLVDGGDNIKPATWESVSMMLQLGGTVIGSARCMDFKEKWGRLKAACNLVKLGITNLCVIGGDGSLTGANQFRTEWSELLADLTKQGKITAEEAKRSSHLNIVGMVGSIDNDFCGTDMTIGTDSALHRIIEVVDAITTTAQSHQRTFILEVMGRHCGYLALVTALACGADWVFIPEMPPEDNWEEHLCKRLIAQRERGSRLNVIIMAEGAQDRKQKPITCDQVKNLVSKKLGFDTRSTILGHVQRGGTPSAFDRILGSRMGVEAVMALLEATPETPACVVSLSGNMAIRLPLMECVQVTKDVTVAMAEGRFEDAVNLRGKSFQNNWNTYKMLAHVTPPEVKSNINIAIVNVGAPCAGMNAAVRSAVRAGLIQGHQMLAIYDGFDGLANGQIEPITWAQVGGWTGKGGSNLGTKRHLPGKNIEQISLNIAKFNIHSLIIIGGFEAYLGGLELVTAREKYEELCIPMVVIPATVSNNVPGSDFSIGADTALNTITTTCDRIKQSAAGTKRRVFIIETMGGYCGYLATMAGLSSGADAAYIYEEPFHIRDLELNVVHLIEKMRTSVKRGLILRNSNANDNYTTQFLYNLYSEEGKGTFDCRMNILGHMQQGGTPTPFDRNFGTKMGAKSVLWLTDKLKECYRHGRIFANTSDSACVLGMKRRSLIFQPLESLKEDTDFEHRIPKTEWWLKLRPILKILARYEAVEIDTSEAAAMEHIIKKTGEIKGGKM, from the exons GTATGAATGCTGCTGTGAGGGCCACAGTCAGAGTGGGCATCTACACTGGGGCCAAAGTCTACTTCGTTCATGAG GGTTACCAGGGTTTGGTGGATGGAGGTGACAATATCAAACCTGCCACCTGGGAGAGCGTGTCTATGATGCTGCAGCTG GGTGGCACTGTGATTGGCAGTGCCCGCTGTATGGACTTCAAAGAGAAGTGGGGGCGTCTGAAGGCCGCCTGCAACTTGGTCAAACTGGGCATCACCAACCTGTGTGTGATCGGTGGTGACGGTAGCTTGACTGGTGCTAACCAGTTCCGTACAGAGTGGAGCGAGTTGCTGGCTGACCTGACCAAACAGG GTAAGATCACGGCGGAGGAGGCTAAGCGTTCTTCTCACCTCAACATCGTGGGCATGGTGGGCTCTATAGACAACGACTTCTGTGGCACTGACATGACCATTGGCACTGACTCCGCCCTGCACCGCATCATAGAGGTGGTGGACGCCATAACGACTACTgcacagag TCACCAGAGGACCTTTATCCTGGAGGTGATGGGCAGACACTGCGG CTACCTGGCCCTGGTGACTGCTCTGGCCTGCGGTGCTGACTGGGTGTTCATCCCAGAGATGCCCCCAGAGGACAACTGGGAGGAACATCTGTGCAAAAGACTGATTGCG caAAGGGAGCGTGGTTCCCGTCTGAACGTCATCATCATGGCAGAGGGAGCCCAGGACCGTAAGCAGAAACCCATCACCTGTGACCAAGTCAAAAAT CTGGTATCCAAGAAACTTGGCTTTGACACCCGTTCCACCATCCTGGGACACGTACAGAGAGGTGGCACCCCCTCTGCTTTCGACAGGATCTTG GGTAGCAGGATGGGTGTGGAGGCTGTGATGGCTCTGTTGGAGGCCACCCCAGAAACCCCAGCCTGTGTTGTCAGTCTTTCTGGGAATATGGCCATCAGGCTGCCGCTCATGGAGTGTGTCCAAGTT acTAAAGATGTGACCGTAGCCATGGCTGAGGGGAGATTTGAAGATGCTGTGAATCTCAGGGGAAA GAGCTTTCAGAATAACTGGAACACATACAAAATGCTGGCTCACGTGACCCCTCCAGAAGTGAAG AGCAACATCAATATTGCCATTGTAAATGTGGGCGCCCCCTGTGCTGGGATGAATGCAGCAGTGCGTTCAGCTGTCAGGGCTGGTCTCATCCAGGGACACCAGATGCTGGCTATATACGATGGCTTTGATGGCCTGGCTAACGGACAG ATTGAGCCTATCACTTGGGCTCAAGTGGGCGGATGGACTGGGAAGGGAGGGTCCAATCTCGGTACCAAGAG ACACCTGCCAGGTAAAAACATTGAGCAAATCAGCCTGAACATTGCCAAGTTCAACATCCATTCTCTGATCATCATCGGAGGCTTTGAG GCGTATCTGGGTGGTCTGGAGCTGGTAACAGCCAGGGAGAAGTACGAGGAGCTGTGTATCCCCATGGTGGTCATTCCCGCCACCGTCTCCAACAATGTTCCCGGATCAGACTTCAGCATCGGCGCTGACACCGCCCTCAACACCATCACCACG ACTTGCGACAGGATCAAGCAGTCTGCTGCTGGCACCAAGAGGAGAGTGTTCATCATTGAGACCATGGGGGGATACTGCGGCTACCTGGCAACCATGGCTGGCTTGTCATCTGGGGCTGACGCTGCCTACATTTATGAAGAGCCTTTCCATATCCGTGACCTGGAG CTGAACGTGGTGCATCTGATAGAAAAGATGAGGACCTCAGTGAAGAGAGGTCTCATTCTCAG GAACTCTAATGCCAACGACAACTACACCACACAGTTCCTCTACAACCTGTACTCAGAGGAGGGCAAGGGCACGTTCGACTGCAGGATGAACATCCTGGGACACATGCAGCAG GGTGGAACCCCCACTCCCTTCGACAGGAATTTTGGCACCAAGATGGGAGCCAAGTCTGTCCTGTGGCTGACTGACAAACTGAAGGAGTGCTACAGACACG GTCGTATCTTTGCTAACACATCAGATTCTGCCTGTGTGCTGGGCATGAAAAGGAGATCCCTGATCTTCCAACCCCTGGAGTCCCTGAAGGAAGACACTGACTTTGA gCACCGTATCCCAAAGACTGAGTGGTGGCTGAAGCTGAGGCCCATTCTGAAGATCCTGGCCAGGTATGAAGCTGTGGAAATAGACACCTCTGAGGCGGCTGCCATGGAGCACATCATCAAGAAGACAGGCGAAATCAAGGGGGGCAAAATGTAA
- the itgb7 gene encoding integrin beta-7, producing the protein MVGIFILGTFLLYCVGQNQIQGVPQGCVSQPSCSACLRSPGCAWCKHKDFLKSGESSERRCDTAESLRTRRCEQMDIINPRLDPVFLKNNDLSSNPGNVVQLKPQNLLFKLRVGVPQTFNVSFKRAEGYPIDLYYLMDLSFSMKDDLDTIKNLGQDILSALKKVTQKVRIGFGSFVDKVALPYVSQVKAKKNNPCPNRLNICQPAFSFQNVLRLTEDVDKFKTRVSDQIISGNLDSPEAGFDAIMQAAVCQSVIGWNNVTRILVYTSDDTFHIAGDGRLAGIFEPHDGMCHLNDTGFYDGTKYDYPSVGQLASVLATNNIQLIFAVTEDSVAAYKALSKLIPQSVVGVLKNDSSNVVLLISEAYSNLSSTILLEHHEAPSGLDVTYRSHCTPEKGDNTPWQRRGECMNVKLNQQVNFTVSLNISTCLKEKQTFSLKLQGISETLKVSVETLCDCDCQDREEQSSHCNEIGTLTCGICSCDEGHLGQRCECERPKDMTSADSMAATCRQDNSSQLCSGHGSCECGMCTCQGIHRGNFCQCDDNSCARHNNMLCGGNGQCDCGTCKCNDNYTGSACDCSKLTDQCRTVGKLCNGQGTCQCNQCQCNKHFFGINCSKIANACPKFLDCVTCELEKKKSSSLKSNCSQLCGSVKLTWMKGPQEFPCSKDTISYKVELLPDGNILIFYADLPRSIDKTYVIIGSSVSSIIFIGIAVILISRLMLELHYRREYDSFLKAKEAEVWQDTKNPLFQDATTVVLNPMHIQED; encoded by the exons ATGGTTGGGATCTTTATATTAGGGACCTTTCTCTTGTACTGTGTGGGACAGAACCAAATTCAAG GGGTCCCCCAAGGATGTGTGTCCCAGCCCTCATGTTCAGCTTGCCTGAGGAGCCCTGGATGTGCCTGGTGCAAACACAAG GACTTCCTGAAGTCTGGAGAGTCCAGTGAGCGGAGGTGTGACACTGCTGAGTCTCTGAGGACCAGGCGTTGTGAGCAGATGGACATCATCAACCCCCGATTAGATCCAGTCTTTCTGAAGAATAATGATCTCAGCAGCAACCCAGGCAATGTGGTCCAGCTTAAGCCACAAAACCTCCTCTTCAAACTCAGAGTTG GAGTCCCTCAGACCTTCAATGTGTCATTCAAGAGAGCCGAGGGCTACCCCATAGACCTGTACTACCTGATGGACCTGTCCTTCTCCATGAAGGACGACCTGGACACCATCAAGAACCTAGGCCAGGACATCCTCTCTGCGCTGAAAAAAGTCACCCAGAAGGTCCGCATAG GCTTCGGCTCATTTGTAGACAAGGTGGCTCTGCCATACGTCAGCCAGGTGAAAGCCAAGAAGAATAACCCCTGTCCCAACCGCCTGAACATCTGTCAACCTGCCTTCAGCTTCCAAAATGTTCTGAGACTCACAGAAGACGTGGACAAGTTCAAGACCAGGGTCAGCGACCAGATCATCTCTGGAAACCTGGACTCCCCCGAGGCAGGCTTTGACGCAATCATGCAGGCAGCTGTCTGCCAG AGTGTGATTGGTTGGAACAATGTCACCCGGATCCTGGTCTACACGTCAGATGACACCTTCCACATTGCCGGGGATGGCAGGCTGGCTGGTATATTCGAGCCTCATGACGGCATGTGCCATCTCAATGACACTGGCTTCTACGATGGCACTAAATAT GACTACCCGTCGGTTGGCCAGCTTGCCAGCGTCCTGGCAACCAATAACATCCAGCTCATCTTTGCTGTCACCGAGGATAGTGTTGCTGCCTACAAG GCATTGAGTAAACTAATCCCTCAGTCAGTGGTGGGAGTCCTGAAGAACGACTCCAGCAACGTGGTCCTGCTCATCTCAGAGGCCTACAGT AACCTGTCCTCCACCATCTTACTGGAGCACCATGAAGCTCCCTCAGGTCTGGACGTGACCTACAGATCCCACTGCACCCCTGAAAAAGGGGACAACACCCCGTGGCAGAGGAGGGGCGAGTGCATGAACGTCAAGCTCAACCAGCAG GTCAACTTCACTGTAAGCCTGAACATCTCAACATGTCTGAAGGAGAAGCAGACGTTTTCCCTAAAACTGCAGGGCATCAGCGAGACTCTGAAGGTCTCTGTGGAAAccctgtgtgactgtgactgccaagacagagaagagcagtcctCACACTGCAATGAAATTGGAACGCTCACCTGCGGCATCTGCAG CTGTGATGAGGGTCACCTGGGTCAGAGGTGTGAGTGTGAGCGGCCTAAGGACATGACCTCTGCCGACTCTATGGCCGCAACATGTCGCCAAGACAACTCCTCGCAGCTGTGCAGCGGGCATGGGAGCTGTGAGTGTGGCATGTGTACGTGTCAGGGCATCCACCGCGGCAATTTTTGCCAATGTGATGACAACAGCTGTGCCCGCCACAACAACATGCTCTGCGGTG GTAATGGGCAGTGTGACTGTGGAACATGTAAGTGTAATGACAACTACACAGGCTCTGCATGTGACTGTTCCAAACTCACCGACCAGTGCAGGACTGTTGGGAAGCTGTGCAATGGCCAGGGAACATGCCAGTGTAACCAGTGCCAGTGCAACAAACACTTCTTTGGCATAAACTGCTCAAAGATTGCCAACGCATGCCCAAAATTCCT GGACTGTGTGACATGTGAATTGGAGAAAAAGAAGAGTAGCAGCCTAAAGAGTAACTGCAGCCAACTCTGTGGCTCAGTCAAGCTCACTTGGATGAAGGGACCCCAGGAGTTCCCCTGCagtaaagacaccatctcctacAAAGTGGAGCTGTTGCCTGATGGCAACATCCTGATCTTCTACGCAGATCTGCCTC GCTCTATTGACAAGACTTACGTGATCATCGGCAGCTCTGTGTCCAGCATCATCTTCATCGGCATCGCAGTGATCCTCATCAGCAGGCTTATGCTAGAGCTCCACTACCGGAGAGAGTATGACAGCTTCCTCAAAGCAAAGGAGGCCGAAGTCTGGCAAGAT ACAAAAAATCCCTTGTTCCAGGATGCCACGACCGTGGTTCTGAACCCCATGCACATTCAAGAGGACTGA